A window of Sesamum indicum cultivar Zhongzhi No. 13 unplaced genomic scaffold, S_indicum_v1.0 scaffold00285, whole genome shotgun sequence contains these coding sequences:
- the LOC110011445 gene encoding cellulose synthase-like protein E6, producing MSISQSMCYADLAYSQIYFLSLYILALIPQLCLISGVRLYPEVSSPFFVGFSFVFLSAQLKHVQEVFSTRHPMRTWSNEQRMWMMKSLTSYLYAALEAVTEKLGLTKARFLPTNKVVDDEQEKRYQMGVYDFQAPALFMLPLCSLYILNVASIMIGFGRIMQTQKWNQMLIQAFIPLFATVLHFPLLEGMVVRKDKGRVSPSISLLSAVISIIFVSFASLFNYY from the exons CCTTTATATTTTAGCTCTCATTCCTCAACTCTGCCTAATCAGCGGCGTTCGTCTGTACCCTGAG GTTTCAAGTCCCTTTTTCGTTGggttttcatttgttttcctCTCCGCCCAGCTCAAACACGTGCAAGAGGTCTTCTCGACTAGGCACCCAATGAGAACGTGGTCGAACGAGCAGAGAATGTGGATGATGAAGTCATTGACATCCTACTTATATGCTGCACTAGAAGCTGTAACGGAGAAACTTGGGCTGACTAAAGCTAGGTTTTTGCCAACGAATAAGGTGGTTGATGACGAACAAGAGAAGCGTTACCAAATGGGAGTGTATGATTTTCAAGCACCAGCTCTCTTCATGCTTCCGTTGTGCAGTCTTTATATATTGAATGTTGCTTCAATTATGATTGGATTTGGAAGGATTATGCAGACTCAGAAGTGGAACCAAATGCTTATACAAGCTTTTATCCCGTTATTCGCCacggttttgcattttcctttACTTGAAGGAATGGTGGTGAGGAAGGATAAGGGCCGAGTTTCACCTTCTATTTCTCTTCTCTCTGCTGTAATTTCCATAATTTTCGTGTCCTTTGCATCGCTTTTCAATTACTATTAA